The sequence AGAGGACATGCCGCACACGGCTGGCTCGATAGTCATCATACATTTAGTTTCGCAGGTTATTACAATCCTGACAGAATGAGTTTCGGTGCCCTCAGGGTATTGAACGACGATATCGTAGCTGGTGGACGTGGTTTTGACACCCACCCGCACGACAATATGGAAATCATCAGTATTCCCATCGAAGGCGATCTGGAGCACAAGGATAACCTGGGTAACAAAATCATCATCAAACAGGGTGACATCCAGGTGATGAGCACCGGCACCGGGGTATTCCACAGTGAATACAACGCTAACGCCGACCGGCCAGCCAAGTTTCTTCAGATCTGGGTATTTCCAAACCAGCTGAATGTGACACCAAGGTATGACCAGATCACACCCGACCTGACACAAAAGAACCAGTTGCACCAGATCCTCAGCCCTTATCCTGACGATGCAGGTACCTGGATTTACCAGGCTGCATGGTTCAACTTAGGTCGCTTCGATAAGGACTTTTCTACTACCTACCACATTCAAAAACCAGGCAATGGCGTATATGCATTCGTGATTAAAGGTCGCTTCAACATAAACGGACAGGAACTGGATGCGAGAGATGGCTTTGGTATATGGGATACAGACAGTTTTTTGCTGACGGCTTTAGAAAGCGATGCGGAAATATTGCTGATGGATGTACCTTTAAAACCGTAAATTATACAAATACTAATCAGCCCCGCTAATAATGTGGGCTATAACTTTGCAAAATTCTCTTTTATGTCATCATCAGTTAAGATCGCACAGACATCACACAAGGTATTGGATTTAATCAAAGAACGCTGGAGCCCCCGCTCCTACTCTGGTACACCAGTGACGGAAGAAGAAGTACTGACCATCCTGGAAGGTGCCAGCTGGGCACCAAGTGCGAACAACTCACAACCATGGCGATACGTATACGCATTAGCAGGTACACCGGGTTTTGACAAACTGTATTCTGCACTGATGCCGGGCAACCAGCCATGGGCAAAGAATGCAGCAGCACTGGTACTGAGCATAGGTATCAAAGAACTGCCTGACCTGGAACAGAAGAATCACTACTATGCACACGACACTGGTATGAGCAACGCGTTCCTGCTGTTACAGGCAGATAGCATGGGCATCAATGGTCACGTGATGGCAGGTTTCCACAAACAGCAAATTGCTGAATCACTGGAACTGCTGGCGACTGAAGAACCACTGGTGATCATCAGCCTGGGTCGCAGAGACGATGCAGAGAAACTGGAAGAACCTTACAAATCAAGAGAGCTGGCGCCAAGAACACGGAAGCCACTGTCTGAATTTACCAAACTGGTTTAAAAACATTGCACTATGACAACCGGGCATACTAACATACTCGCAATCGGACGCAATGAAGAGATCATGACAGTGATGCAGCGATTGCTGAATGCTCCTGAAGACTGGTCCGGACAGGCCGTGACAACAGATGAAGCAGCGTACGAGGCCTTGCTAAACGCACCATACGACATCATTCTATTGTGTGCAGGAATTTCTCCTGAAGAGGAGACAGCGCTGAGGGAACGGTTGTCAGCCCTTGCCCCTGCTGCCATCATCACCAGACATTATGGTGGTGGCAGCGGGTTGCTGAGGAACGAGATTTTATATCTTTTGGATCAGAGATAAATGAGATCATGGCAGGAAGTTGCTGAGGAACGAGATTTTATATCTTTTGGATCAGAGATAAATGAGATCATGGCAGGAAGTTGCTGAGAGCGAAATTTTATATCTTTTAGATCAGAGATAAATGAGATCATGGCAGGAAGTTGCTGAGAGCGAAATTTTATATCTTTTGGATCAGAGATAAATGTGATCATGGCAGGAAGTTGCTGAGAGCGAAATTTTATATCTTTTAGATCAGAGATAAATGAGATGATGGCAGGAAGTTGCTGGGGAACAAAATTTAATTGCTGTTAGATAAATAATAATTTATGAAAAAGGACATTACCCATATCCTGGATGGCAGGAGCAAAAACATCACTGCTACGCAGACGGTGTTACAACCCTTGCCACATGCGGATTTCCGGTTTGCAAGCCCCTTTATCGTATTGCACCATGGCGGTCCTGATGTGATTCCAAAAGGATCTGACAGCCGTATTCATCCGCATCCGCACAGAGGTTTTGCGCCTGTTACTTTTCAGCTACAGGGACAGGCACACCACAAAGATAGTTTTGGCAATGATCAGTTGCTGAATGCAGGAGATGCACAGTGGATGTTTGCCGGGAAAGGGATCCTTCACAGCGAAGGCCCTTCAGAACAGGAACACCGTAATGGTGGTGTGGAGGAGATTTTACAGTTATGGGTGAATGTGCCTGCAGCGAATAAATGGGATGATCCTAAATACCAGTTTGCGCATAAATCAGCAATGCCAATCGTATTGGATTATTTGAGATTGGTGAGTGGTAATTTTGATGGAAAAACCGGTCCGGTAAATATTTCTTATACACCGGTTATATCCGCTGTGGGCGAGGTGCCAGCTGGCAAAACCTTAACATTTAATGTAGTCGCAAATTATTGGACGCTCGTATATATCGCGCATGGAAGTGTGAAAGTGAATGAGGTGACTGAAGTAGCAGAACATCATTTAATTGTATTCGATAAAACAGGTGATGAATTTACCATCACCACTACGGAAGATACGCAGCTGCTCTTCCTTTCCGGCGAAGTCATAGACGAGCCAGTAGCAGCAAAAGATAACTTTGTAATGAGTACAATGGCAGATGTAGACCAGGCCATTGAAGATTATAAAAATGGTTTATTCGGCACCCTGAATTACTAGCCCTACCTTATTGGCCGAAGGTTACAACATATTCAACTTTTAAAAATCGACATTTATGGAAGATAGAATCTTAGGATTGCACCACATTACTGCAATCGCGGACAACGCTAAGCGGAATCTTGACTTTTATACCAATATACTGGGAGTACGGTTTGTAAAAAAGACCGTGAACTTCGACGATCCGGGTACTTACCATTTCTATTTTGGTAATGAAACAGGTACACCCGGCACTATTCTTACATTCTTCCCATGGGAGGGCATTGGCAAAGGTACTACCGGTACCGGTATGGCTACTGAAATCGGGTATGCTGTACCTGAAGGTAGCCTTGAGTTCTGGGCAGCACGCTTTAAAGAAAAAGGTGTGAAGCATGGTGAAATTGCAGAACGCTTTGGTGAATTGTACCTTCCGCTGGAAGATCCGGATGGACTGAAACTGAACCTGATCGTACCTAAGCATGTGGATGATCGTAAAGCATGGGAAACTGCGGATGTAAAGGCTGCACAGGCAACAAAAGGTTTTCACAATGTGACTTTAAATTTGCGTAGCATTGGCCCCACAGCGACTGTGTTGACAGA is a genomic window of Chitinophaga sp. LS1 containing:
- a CDS encoding pirin family protein; the protein is MAKTILHTAATRGHAAHGWLDSHHTFSFAGYYNPDRMSFGALRVLNDDIVAGGRGFDTHPHDNMEIISIPIEGDLEHKDNLGNKIIIKQGDIQVMSTGTGVFHSEYNANADRPAKFLQIWVFPNQLNVTPRYDQITPDLTQKNQLHQILSPYPDDAGTWIYQAAWFNLGRFDKDFSTTYHIQKPGNGVYAFVIKGRFNINGQELDARDGFGIWDTDSFLLTALESDAEILLMDVPLKP
- a CDS encoding nitroreductase family protein translates to MSSSVKIAQTSHKVLDLIKERWSPRSYSGTPVTEEEVLTILEGASWAPSANNSQPWRYVYALAGTPGFDKLYSALMPGNQPWAKNAAALVLSIGIKELPDLEQKNHYYAHDTGMSNAFLLLQADSMGINGHVMAGFHKQQIAESLELLATEEPLVIISLGRRDDAEKLEEPYKSRELAPRTRKPLSEFTKLV
- a CDS encoding pirin family protein; amino-acid sequence: MKKDITHILDGRSKNITATQTVLQPLPHADFRFASPFIVLHHGGPDVIPKGSDSRIHPHPHRGFAPVTFQLQGQAHHKDSFGNDQLLNAGDAQWMFAGKGILHSEGPSEQEHRNGGVEEILQLWVNVPAANKWDDPKYQFAHKSAMPIVLDYLRLVSGNFDGKTGPVNISYTPVISAVGEVPAGKTLTFNVVANYWTLVYIAHGSVKVNEVTEVAEHHLIVFDKTGDEFTITTTEDTQLLFLSGEVIDEPVAAKDNFVMSTMADVDQAIEDYKNGLFGTLNY
- a CDS encoding ring-cleaving dioxygenase, with the translated sequence MEDRILGLHHITAIADNAKRNLDFYTNILGVRFVKKTVNFDDPGTYHFYFGNETGTPGTILTFFPWEGIGKGTTGTGMATEIGYAVPEGSLEFWAARFKEKGVKHGEIAERFGELYLPLEDPDGLKLNLIVPKHVDDRKAWETADVKAAQATKGFHNVTLNLRSIGPTATVLTEILGYQPQGVEGNRHRFVTDAIGNANIVDLIESPKEAAGRNAAGTNHHVAFRVENDEILMKFREKVMKKGLNITPKIDRDYFFSLYFREPGGVLFELATDNPGFTVDEPLAELGQDLKLPAQYRAMKDEIEKVLPALK